One Oncorhynchus clarkii lewisi isolate Uvic-CL-2024 chromosome 32, UVic_Ocla_1.0, whole genome shotgun sequence DNA window includes the following coding sequences:
- the LOC139392381 gene encoding solute carrier family 2, facilitated glucose transporter member 1-like produces the protein MVEEEEKQVTGYLLFSLATAVIGSLQFGYNTGVINAPEQKLRAFFNNTWMERYAEPIKPGTCTIVWSLSVAIFSVGGMVGSFSVGVMADRFGRKLSMFLVNILAVFGGLLMGFSTICSSYEMVIAGRLVIGLFCGLFTGLTPMYVGELSPTPLRGAFGTLHQLGVVIGILVAQIFGLESLLGSDKLWPLLLALTVIPAVLQCILLPFCPESPRFLLINQNKEEQARKALVRLRGTEDVSKDMQEMKEESSKMAMEKKVTILELFRTAAYRQPLLIAVMLHLSQQLSGINAVFYYSTGIFESAGVTQPIYATIGAGAVNTVFTVVSLFLVERVGRRTLHLVGLAGMAISALLMTIALLLKGYSSLSYLSIGAVFLFVAMFEMGPGPIPWFIVAELFSQGPRPAAIAVAGCCNWTANFLVGVSFPKLEELCGPYVFIIFMILLIFFFIFTFIKVPETKGKTFDEIAREFGGAPPPPTTSVEAPPTSSSVTLPASPIKEKVPLVGAAAAEDKSISTVQASL, from the exons GAAAAGCAGGTGACAGGATACCTCCTGTTCTCCCTGGCCACTGCAGTCATTGGCTCGCTGCAGTTTGGCTACAACACAGGGGTCATTAATGCACCTGAACAG AAACTGCGGGCCTTCTTCAATAACACATGGATGGAGAGGTATGCCGAGCCCATCAAACCAGGAACGTGCACCATTGTGTGGAGCTTGTCGGTGGCCATCTTTAGTGTGGGCGGCATGGTGGGCTCCTTCAGCGTCGGAGTGATGGCAGACAGATTTGGGAG GAAATTGTCCATGTTCCTGGTCAACATCCTGGCTGTGTTCGGAGGCCTCCTCATGGGTTTCTCCACCATTTGCTCCTCCTATGAGATGGTCATCGCCGGACGCCTCGTCATTGGCCTCTTCTGCGGCCTCTTTACCGGCCTTACGCCCATGTATGTGGGGGAGctgtcccccacccctctccgaGGCGCCTTCGGCACCTTGCACCAGCTGGGCGTGGTGATTGGCATCCTGGTGGCTCAG ATCTTTGGCTTGGAGTCTCTGCTGGGGTCGGACAAGCTGTGGCCTCTGCTGCTGGCACTGACGGTCATCCCGGCCGTGCTGCAGTGTATCCTGCTGCCCTTCTGTCCTGAGAGCCCCCGCTTCCTCCTCATCAACCAGAACAAGGAGGAGCAGGCCCGCAAAG CCCTGGTGCGTCTGCGTGGCACAGAGGATGTGAGTAAAGACATGCaggagatgaaggaggagagtTCCAAGATGGCCATGGAGAAGAAAGTGACCATCCTCGAGCTGTTCCGCACCGCAGCCTATCGGCAGCCGCTCCTCATCGCCGTCATGCTCCACCTCTCCCAGCAGCTCTCCGGAATCAATGCT GTGTTCTACTATTCAACTGGTATCTTTGAGTCAGCCGGTGTCACCCAACCCATTTACGCCACTATTGGAGCAGGAGCTGTTAACACTGTCTTTACAGTGGTATCT CTCTTCCTGGTCGAGAGGGTGGGACGAAGGACTTTGCATCTCGTCGGATTGGCCGGAATGGCCATCAGTGCCCTGCTCATGACTATTGCCCTCCTGTTG AAGGGCTACTCGTCTCTGAGCTACCTGAGCATCGGGGCAGTGTTTCTGTTCGTGGCCATGTTTGAGATGGGGCCTGGACCTATCCCATGGTTCATAGTGGCAGAGCTCTTCTCCCAGGGTCCGCGGCCGGCCGCCATAGCCGTGGCCGGCTGCTGCAACTGGACCGCCAACTTCCTGGTGGGAGTCAGCTTCCCCAAACTGGAG GAGCTGTGCGGGCCATACGTCTTTATCATCTTCATGATCTTActcatcttcttcttcatcttcacCTTCATCAAAGTCCCAGAAACAAAGGGCAAGACCTTTGACGAGATCGCCCGCGAGTTTGGCGGGGCCCCCCCGCCCCCCACCACCTCTGTGGAAGCTCCTCCCACTAGTAGCAGCGTAACACTTCCTGCCTCGCCCATCAAGGAGAAGGTCCCATTGGTGGGAGCGGCAGCAGCAGAGGATAAGTCCATCTCAACTGTACAGGCGAGCTTGTAG